The region GAGGTCCTGGAGCTGCTGCACCTGGCCGGCCGCAGCCTGCCGCACGCGGTGCTGATGATGATCCCGGAAGCCTGGGAGAACGACCCGGAGATGGATCCGGCGAAGCGGGCCTTCTACCGCTTCCACGCCAGCCTCATGGAACCCTGGGACGGGCCGGCGTCGGTCGCCTTCACCGACGGCTCCCAGGTCGGGGCGGTGTTGGACCGCAACGGGCTGCGCCCCGGCCGCTGGTGGCAGACCACCGACGGGCTGGTGGTGCTGGGCAGCGAGGCGGGCGTACTGGACCTCGACCCGGCCACGGTGGTGGCCAAGGGGCGGCTGCAACCGGGCCGGATGTTCCTGGTCGACACGGTGGCTGGCCGAATCGTGCACGACGACGAGATCAAGGCGGAGCTGGCCGCTGCCGCGCCGTACGTCGACTGGCTGCACGCCGGACTCATCGAGCTGGCCGATCTGCCGCCCCGGGAGCACATCGTCTACACCCACGACTCGGTACGCCGTCGCCAGCAGACCTTCGGCTACACCGAGGAGGAGCTGAAGATCCTGCTCGGCCCGATGGCGCGTACCGGGGCGGAGCCGCTGGGCTCGATGGGCACCGACACCCCGATCGCGCCCCTGTCTACCCGGCCCCGGCTGCTCTACGACTACTTCCACCAACTCTTCGCCCAGGTGACCAACCCGCCGCTGGACGCGATCCGGGAGGAGTTGGTCACCAGCCTCCAGTCCACCATCGGTCCGGAGGGCAACCTGCTCGACCCGGGCCCGGCGAGCTGCCGGCAGATCGTGCTGCCGTACCCGGTGATCGACAACGACGAGCTGGCCAAGATCCTCTCCATCGACGAGGACGGTGACCTGCCCGGCTTCAAGGCGGTACGGGTCTCCGGGCTCTACCGGATCCGGGACGGCGCGGCCGGTCTCAAGGGCCGGCTGACCGAGATCTGCCGGCACGTCTCCGAGGCGATCGAGGACGGGGTCCGCATCCTGGTCCTCTCCGACCGGGACTCCACCGCCGACCTCGCCCCCATCCCGTCCCTGCTGCTCACCGCCGCCGTGCACCAGCACCTGGTGCGCGAGCAGACCCGTACCCGGGTGGCGCTGATCGTGGAGTCCGGCGACTGTCGGGAGGTGCACCACGCCGCCGTCCTGATCGGCTACGGCGCGGCGGCGGTCAACCCGTACCTCGCCTTCGAGTCGGTGGAGGACCTGATCGCCACCGGCGCGCTGACCGGAGTGGACCCGCGTGTCGCGATCCGCAACTACGTCAAGGCGCTCGGCAAGGGCGTCCTGAAGATCATGTCGAAGATGGGCATCTCGACGGTGTCGTCGTACTGCGGTGCCCAGGTCTTCGAGGCGGTCGGCCTGGACCACCGGCTGGTGCAGCGCTACTTCGCCGGCACCCCCGGCAAGATCGGTGGCATCGGCCTGGCCGGGATCCACACCGAAGTCGCCGCCCGGCACACGCTGGCCTGGCCACCGGCTCCCGTCGGCCTGGTGCCCGGCGGTCCGACGCGGACCGGGCCGGTGACCGGCGACGCCGAGCCGCACCGGCGGCTGCCCGTCGGCGGCGAATACCAGTGGCGACGCGACGGCGAACAGCACCTGTTCAACCCGGAGACGGTCTTCCTGCTGCAACACGCCACCCGCAGCCGGCAGTACGACGTCTTCCGGCAGTACACCGCCGAGGTCGACGAGCTGGCCGCCCAGGCCGGCTCGCTGCGCGGACTCTTCACCCTGCGCACCGGGGTACGCCCACCGGTGCCGTTGGACGAGGTCGAGCCGGCCAGCGAGATCGTCAAGCGCTTCTCCACCGGGGCCATGTCGTACGGCTCGATCTCGGCCGAGGCACACGAAACGCTGGCCGTGGCGATGAACCGCCTCGGCGGCAAATCCAACACCGGCGAGGGCGGCGAGGACGTCGACCGGCTGCACGACCCGCAGCGGCGCTCGGCCATCAAGCAGATCGCCAGCGGCCGGTTCGGCGTGACCAGCGAATACCTGGTCAACGCCGACGACCTCCAGATCAAGATGGCGCAGGGGGCCAAGCCGGGCGAGGGCGGGCAGCTGCCCGGCAACAAGGTCTGGCCGTGGATCGCCCGTACCCGACATGCCACCCCGGGCGTCGGGCTGATCTCCCCGCCGCCACACCACGACATCTACTCCATCGAGGACCTGGCCCAGCTCGTCCACGACCTCAAGTGCGTCAACCCGGCCGCCCGGGTGCACGTCAAACTGGTCAGCGAGATCGGCGTCGGCACCGTCGCCGCCGGGGTGGCCAAGCTCAAGGCCGACGTCATCCTGATCTCCGGGCACGACGGTGGCACCGGCGCGTCCCCGCTCAACTCGCTCAAGCACGCCGGTACGCCGTGGGAGCTGGGGCTCGCCGAGGCGCAGCAGACCCTGCTGCTCAACCGGCTGCGCGACCGGGTCACCGTCCAGGTCGACGGTCAGCTCAAGACCGGCCGGGACGTACTGGTCGCGGCGCTGCTCGGCGCGGAGGAGTACGGCTTCGCCACCGCCCCGCTGATCGTCTCCGGCTGCGTGATGATGCGGGTCTGCCACCTGGACACCTGCCCGGTCGGCATCGCCACCCAGAACCCGGTGCTGCGTGAGCGGTTCACCGGCAAGCCGGAGTTCGTGGAAAACTTCTTCCTCTTCCTCGCCGAGGAGGTCCGTGGCTACCTGGCCGAGTTGGGCTTCCGCACCCTCGAAGAGGCGATCGGACAGACCGAGCTGCTCGACTTCGCCCCGGCGGTGGCGCACTGGAAGGCCAGCGGGCTGGACCTGCGGCCCGTACTCCAGCTCCCGGAACTGCCGGCGGACGCGGCCCGGCGCGGCATCCGGGCCCAGGACCACGGCCTGGCGCAGGCGCTGGACAACGAACTGCTGACACTCGCCGAGCCGGCGCTGCGCGACGGCACGCCGGTCCGGGCCGAGGTGCCGGTACGCAACGAGCACCGCAGCGTCGGTGCGATGCTCGGCGGTGAGGTGACCCGGCGGTACGGCGGAGTCGGCCTGCCGACGGACACCATCGAGTTCGCCCTGCACGGCACCGCCGGCCAGTCGCTCGGCGCGTTCCTGCCGGCCGGGGTGACCCTGCGGTTGTACGGCGATGCCAATGACTACCTCGGCAAGGGGCTCTCCGGCGGGCGGATCGTGGTCCGGCCGGACGCCGCCGCGCCGTTCGTCAGCGCCGACGCCGCCCCGGGGGTGCGCGCCGAGGACCAGATCATCGCCGGCAACACCATCCTGTACGGAGCCACCGCCGGTGAGGTGTTCCTGCGCGGCCGGGTGGGGGAGCGGTTCGCGGTCCGCAACTCCGGCGCGGTGACCGTGGTCGAAGGAGTCGGCGACCACGGTTGCGAGTACATGACCGGCGGCACGGTGGTGGTGCTCGGGCCGACCGGACGCAACTTCGCCGCCGGCATGTCCGGCGGTACGGCGTTCGTCTGGCGGCTGGACCGGCGTCGGGTCAACACCGAACTGGTCGACCTCGCGCCGCTGACCGACGACGAGCGGGTGACCCTGCACAACCTGGTGCAGCGGCACTTCGCCGAGACCGACTCTGCCCTGGCCGAGCAGCTGCTCAAGCACTGGCCGGAGACGGTCGAGGAGTTCACCGCCGTGGTCCCCCGGGACTACAAGCGGGTAATGGAGATCATGCGGGCCGCCGAAGCCGCCGGCCACGACGTCGACGACGCGGTGATGACCGCGCTGGCCGCCCCGGCGACCGGCCCGGCCGCACCGGTCGCCCCCGCCCAGCGGGCGTCCCAGGAGGTGGCTCGTGCCTGACCCCAGTGGTTTTCTGCGCCACGGACGGCAGTTGCCGGCCCGCCGGCCGGTGCCGGTGCGCATCGCCGACTGGCGGGAGGTCTATCCGCCGGCCGACGAGGAACTGACCCGACAGCAGGCCACCCGGTGTATGGACTGCGGCATCCCGTTCTGCCACGACGGCTGCCCGCTGGGCAACCGCATCCCGGACTGGAACGACCTGGTCCGTACCGGTGGCTGGGCGGCGGCGATCGAGGCGCTGCACGCCACCAACAACTTTCCGGAGTTCACCGGGCGGCTCTGCCCGGCCCCCTGTGAGGCGGCCTGCGTGTTGGGCCTCGGTGACGACCCGGTGGCCATCAAGCAGGTCGAGGTCGAGATCATCAACCGGGCCTTCGACCGGGACCTGGTCACCCCGGCACCGGTCGCGCCGGCGACCGGCAAGCGGGTCGCGGTGGTCGGCTCCGGCCCGGCCGGACTGGCCGCCGCCCAGCAACTCGCCCGAGCCGGTCACGCGGTCACCGTGTACGAGCGCGACGACGCGATCGGCGGCCTGCTCCGTTATGGCATCCCCGACTTCAAGTTGGAGAAGGAACACATCGACCGGCGGATCGCTCAGCTGGCCGCCGAGGGGGTGCGCTTCGAGACCGGGGTCGACGTCGGCGTGCACGTCACCGCGGAGCAGTTGCGGGCCGAGTACGACGCGGTGCTGCTCGCCTGCGGGGCGCTCGCCGGCCGGGACACCCCGGAGACGCCGGGCAGGACCCTGCGCGGCGTCCATCAGGCGATGGAACATCTGGTCGCGGCCAACCGGGTGGTCAGTGGCGGGGCTGAGCCTGCCGTTTCCTCGCGACTGCGGGGCTCGCAAGCTCACTCCTCGCGCTCGGGCAAGGTATCGACTCCGATCGACGCTGCCGGCAAGCATGTGGTGATCATCGGTGGCGGGGACACCGGGGCGGACTGCCTGGGTGTGGCCCATCGGCAGGGCGCGGCCGGCGTACACCAGCTCGACCAGTATCCGCAGCCACCGCGTACCCGGGATGCCGACCGCGACCCGTGGCCTACCTGGCCGTGGATCCTGCGGGATTATCCCGCCCACGAGGAGGGCGGCGAACGGGTCTTCGCGGTGGCGGTGCAGGAGTTCGTCGACGACGGCACCGGCGCGGTACGGGCGATCCGGATCGCCGAGGTGACCGTGCAACGACGCGACGGCCGGCGGATCGTCACCCCGGTTCCCGGTACGGAACGAGAGCTGCCGGCCGACCTGGTGCTGCTGGCGATCGGCTTCGAGGGGACCGAGGAACAGCCGCTGCTCGACCAGCTCGGGCTGACCCGCAACGGACGGGGTGCCATCGACGCCCGCCCGGACTGGCAGACCTCGACCGACGGGGTGTTCGTCGCCGGGGACATGCACCGGGGCGCGTCGCTGATCGTCTGGGCGATCGCCGAGGGACGGGCCGCCGCAGCGGCGATCCACGCCTACCTCGGTGGGCTCGGCACCCTGCCCGCTCCGGTCTCCCCCTCGGCCCGGCCGCTGGCGGTGCGCCCGTAGCGGCTGTCCGGCACTTCTCGGCTGCCTTTGCTCTGCCTCCCTGGGAGGTGACGGCGATTGTCCGATCATCGGACAGGCTGTTTCCTATGCGGAGGCAGAGCAAAGGGCCGCCCGCCGGTCCACCAGAGCAGGAACACAGGTGGCTACGCCGCGCCCCAGCGGTCGATGTCCGGGAGATGGTCGGCCACGGCGTAGCGGCCCAGCGGTGTCGGGTGCGGAGCTGTCGACCAGATGGTCCGTGGTTGAATCCGAGCGACGGCGTCGGCCCGCGAGGCGAGCAACCCGTCGGCCCGGGCCCTGGCGAAGGTCGACTCCGCCGTAGTCGTGGTGCTCGTCGAGGGAATCAGCGACCAGATCGCACTAGGAAGCAGCCGCAGAAGGCCTCGGGGCCGCTCACCGCCGTCTGACCCGAGCAGGGTCAGGCCCTCGGCAGTCGGACGGAGACCGGACACAGGGGCGACTGCCGAATGGTCAGGATGATGCTGTGTCCGAGGTCAGGTAGCGCTGCACGGTGGGGGCGAGCCAGGCGACCGCCTCCTCCTGGCGCAGTGACACGACCGGAGGTAGCCGCAGCACGTATCGACAGAGGGCGAAGCCGAGCATCTGGGTCGCCAGGAGGCCGGCGCGGGTGCCGGCCTCGCCCGGGTCGGCGACGATGCTGGCCACGGTCGGACCGAGCTGCGTACCGAAGATCTCCCGCATCCGTTGCGCGGCGCTCTCGTTGGTGGCACCCGCCCGCAGCAGGGCCTGAAGGGTCTCGTCGCCTTCCCAGACCTTGAGGAAGTGCCCGACGAGCGTGGTCGCGATCTGCTCGCGGGGCACCTGGCTGAGGTCGGGCAGGTGCAGGTCGAAGTCGGCGGCGGTGGCGAAGAGCTTCTCCTTGCTGCCGTAGTAGCGCATCACCATCGACGGGTCGATGCTCGCGTCCGCGGCGATGGCCCGGATGGTGGCGCGTTCGTAGCCATCGGTGGCGAAGCGTTCCCGGGCGGCGGCGAGGATCGCCGCGCGGGTGCTGTCGGATCGACGGCTGTTGTCGGAGCGGCTGGTGCGGTCCGATCGGCTGGTGCGGTCCGATCGACGGGGGGCAGCGGACATGCCCCGACCTTAGGTCAACAACCGTTTGCCAACAATCGTTGACACTCCAATCCAGTGAGTCCTATCGTTGCCAACAGGTGTTGGCAAATGCTGCTCCCCAATGGAGGTCGACATGGCTGCCAATCCTGCCCCACCAACCGTCGCGATCGTCGGAGCCGGTCCGACCGGCCTACTGCTCGCCGGTGACCTCGCCGCCGCCGGCATCGACGTCACCGTCCTGGAACGCCGTACACACGAGTCCAACCTGAGCCGGGCCTTCGTCGTACACGCCCGCACCATGGAACTGCTCGACGCCCGGGGACTGGCCGAGGAACTCGTCGCCACCGGCACCCCGCTTGCCCGCCTCCGCCTCTTCGGTGGCATCCAGATCGACATGTCCCGACTGCCGAGCCGCTTCCCGTTCGTACTGGTCACCCCGCAGTACAACGTGGAGCGGATCCTGGAAAACCGGGCGGTGACGGCCGGAGCGCGGATCATCAAGGGAGCCGAGCTACGCACCCTGCGGCAGGACACCGACCGGGTCGAACTCGACATACACACCGACGGCGAGACCACCACCACCACCATCACCACCAGGGCCGACTACGTCGTGGGAACCGACGGCGTACACAGCACCGTCCGTGACGCGGTCGGCCTGCCGTTCCCCGGCACGTCGGTACTACGGTCGATCATGCTCGCCGACGTCCGGCTGACCGATGCCCCACGAGACGTAGTGATGGCCAACGGCGTCGGCGATTACTTCGCCTTCATCGCCCCCTTCGGAGACGGTTGGCACCGCATCTTCGCCTGGAACCGACACCGCCAACTTCCCGACAGCGCACCTGTCGACATCGAAGAGATACGCGAAGTCGCCCGCCGGGCGTTCGGCACCGACTTCGGGCTCCAGGAAGCACGCTGGGTGTCCCGGTTCCACAGTGACGAGCGGCAGGTGCCGCGCTACCGGGTGGACAGGGTTTTCCTGGCCGGCGACGCCGCACACGTCCACTCGCCCGCCGGTGGGCAGGGCATGAACACCGGTCTTCAAGACGCCGCCAACCTGAGCTGGAAACTCGCCGCCGTGATTCAGGGCTGGGCACCCGACGGCCTGCTCGACACGTACCAGACCGAGCGACACCCGGTCGGCAAGACCGTACTGCGCAGCAGCGGGGCGCTCATCCGGGCCGCGCTGGTCCGACCCCGGGCCGGGCGCATGTTCCGCAACGTGCTCGGTGCGCTGCTGCTGCGTCTGCCCCCGATCGTCCGGGCCATGGCCGGCACCATTTCCGGCATCGGGATCGACTATCCGGGGGCGCCCCGGGCCGGGGACGTCGAGTTGCGTGACGGGCAGCGCCTCTACACCGTGCTACGCGAGGGCCGATACGTCCTGCTCGCCCCGCCCCCGGTCAGCCTCACGACCAGCGGCTGGTCCGACCGACTACGGCTGGCCACCCC is a window of Micromonospora polyrhachis DNA encoding:
- the gltB gene encoding glutamate synthase large subunit — protein: MALPYPQRPHLTPDRDQPVPQAAGLYDPAQERDACGVAFVADLHGRRSHDVVAKGLSALRRLDHRGARGAEENTGDGAGIMIQVPDAFLRAVVDFPLPPAGQYATGLVFVPAEPAAEARARTVLEKYALVEGIEVLGWREVPVCPDDLGVTALDARPAIRQVFLAAHRLTDSPAGRAGDALTGIDLDRVAFAVRKQTERETAERGIPVYFPSLSARTMVYKGMLTPDQLPAFFPDLTDQRIASAIALVHSRFSTNTFPSWPLAHPFRFVAHNGEINTIRGNKNWMQAREALLASPDLPGSIRRLFPVCTPGGSDSANFDEVLELLHLAGRSLPHAVLMMIPEAWENDPEMDPAKRAFYRFHASLMEPWDGPASVAFTDGSQVGAVLDRNGLRPGRWWQTTDGLVVLGSEAGVLDLDPATVVAKGRLQPGRMFLVDTVAGRIVHDDEIKAELAAAAPYVDWLHAGLIELADLPPREHIVYTHDSVRRRQQTFGYTEEELKILLGPMARTGAEPLGSMGTDTPIAPLSTRPRLLYDYFHQLFAQVTNPPLDAIREELVTSLQSTIGPEGNLLDPGPASCRQIVLPYPVIDNDELAKILSIDEDGDLPGFKAVRVSGLYRIRDGAAGLKGRLTEICRHVSEAIEDGVRILVLSDRDSTADLAPIPSLLLTAAVHQHLVREQTRTRVALIVESGDCREVHHAAVLIGYGAAAVNPYLAFESVEDLIATGALTGVDPRVAIRNYVKALGKGVLKIMSKMGISTVSSYCGAQVFEAVGLDHRLVQRYFAGTPGKIGGIGLAGIHTEVAARHTLAWPPAPVGLVPGGPTRTGPVTGDAEPHRRLPVGGEYQWRRDGEQHLFNPETVFLLQHATRSRQYDVFRQYTAEVDELAAQAGSLRGLFTLRTGVRPPVPLDEVEPASEIVKRFSTGAMSYGSISAEAHETLAVAMNRLGGKSNTGEGGEDVDRLHDPQRRSAIKQIASGRFGVTSEYLVNADDLQIKMAQGAKPGEGGQLPGNKVWPWIARTRHATPGVGLISPPPHHDIYSIEDLAQLVHDLKCVNPAARVHVKLVSEIGVGTVAAGVAKLKADVILISGHDGGTGASPLNSLKHAGTPWELGLAEAQQTLLLNRLRDRVTVQVDGQLKTGRDVLVAALLGAEEYGFATAPLIVSGCVMMRVCHLDTCPVGIATQNPVLRERFTGKPEFVENFFLFLAEEVRGYLAELGFRTLEEAIGQTELLDFAPAVAHWKASGLDLRPVLQLPELPADAARRGIRAQDHGLAQALDNELLTLAEPALRDGTPVRAEVPVRNEHRSVGAMLGGEVTRRYGGVGLPTDTIEFALHGTAGQSLGAFLPAGVTLRLYGDANDYLGKGLSGGRIVVRPDAAAPFVSADAAPGVRAEDQIIAGNTILYGATAGEVFLRGRVGERFAVRNSGAVTVVEGVGDHGCEYMTGGTVVVLGPTGRNFAAGMSGGTAFVWRLDRRRVNTELVDLAPLTDDERVTLHNLVQRHFAETDSALAEQLLKHWPETVEEFTAVVPRDYKRVMEIMRAAEAAGHDVDDAVMTALAAPATGPAAPVAPAQRASQEVARA
- a CDS encoding glutamate synthase subunit beta, with the translated sequence MPDPSGFLRHGRQLPARRPVPVRIADWREVYPPADEELTRQQATRCMDCGIPFCHDGCPLGNRIPDWNDLVRTGGWAAAIEALHATNNFPEFTGRLCPAPCEAACVLGLGDDPVAIKQVEVEIINRAFDRDLVTPAPVAPATGKRVAVVGSGPAGLAAAQQLARAGHAVTVYERDDAIGGLLRYGIPDFKLEKEHIDRRIAQLAAEGVRFETGVDVGVHVTAEQLRAEYDAVLLACGALAGRDTPETPGRTLRGVHQAMEHLVAANRVVSGGAEPAVSSRLRGSQAHSSRSGKVSTPIDAAGKHVVIIGGGDTGADCLGVAHRQGAAGVHQLDQYPQPPRTRDADRDPWPTWPWILRDYPAHEEGGERVFAVAVQEFVDDGTGAVRAIRIAEVTVQRRDGRRIVTPVPGTERELPADLVLLAIGFEGTEEQPLLDQLGLTRNGRGAIDARPDWQTSTDGVFVAGDMHRGASLIVWAIAEGRAAAAAIHAYLGGLGTLPAPVSPSARPLAVRP
- a CDS encoding TetR/AcrR family transcriptional regulator; protein product: MSAAPRRSDRTSRSDRTSRSDNSRRSDSTRAAILAAARERFATDGYERATIRAIAADASIDPSMVMRYYGSKEKLFATAADFDLHLPDLSQVPREQIATTLVGHFLKVWEGDETLQALLRAGATNESAAQRMREIFGTQLGPTVASIVADPGEAGTRAGLLATQMLGFALCRYVLRLPPVVSLRQEEAVAWLAPTVQRYLTSDTASS
- a CDS encoding FAD-dependent monooxygenase produces the protein MAANPAPPTVAIVGAGPTGLLLAGDLAAAGIDVTVLERRTHESNLSRAFVVHARTMELLDARGLAEELVATGTPLARLRLFGGIQIDMSRLPSRFPFVLVTPQYNVERILENRAVTAGARIIKGAELRTLRQDTDRVELDIHTDGETTTTTITTRADYVVGTDGVHSTVRDAVGLPFPGTSVLRSIMLADVRLTDAPRDVVMANGVGDYFAFIAPFGDGWHRIFAWNRHRQLPDSAPVDIEEIREVARRAFGTDFGLQEARWVSRFHSDERQVPRYRVDRVFLAGDAAHVHSPAGGQGMNTGLQDAANLSWKLAAVIQGWAPDGLLDTYQTERHPVGKTVLRSSGALIRAALVRPRAGRMFRNVLGALLLRLPPIVRAMAGTISGIGIDYPGAPRAGDVELRDGQRLYTVLREGRYVLLAPPPVSLTTSGWSDRLRLATPVNRGVPPTLVRPDGHVAWRGPESDLSAALARHLGTRLPV